In a genomic window of Staphylococcus taiwanensis:
- a CDS encoding pyruvate, phosphate dikinase has translation MTKYIYAFDEGQKSMKDLLGGKGANLSEMKRLGLPVPDGFTITTAACIEYLKQGKELSTEVKTQLINHLADFSKRTGKSFSSDANLLLVSVRSGAKISMPGMMDTILNLGLNDDNVKKLADKTGDARFAYDCYRRLLQMFGEVVYNVPMQAFDTYFEDYKQRHNFENDAAITAEGLQEICERFKEIYMEEVYKPFPQEPLKQLEEAIEAVFKSWDNDRARIYRDLNDIPHDIGTAVNIQEMVFGNSGNNSGTGVAFTRNPVSGENKLFGEYLLNAQGEDVVAGIRTPKDISTLHDQMPDVHQEFVDVTKQLEQHYKDMQDIEFTIENGKLYLLQTRNGKRTARAAIKIAVDLVDEGIIKKEEAMSNVDVKSIDQLLHPNFDEKALKEATEISKIGLPASPGAATGQIVFSAEEAKVQADAGKKVILMRPETSPEDIEGMIASEAIVTTHGGMTSHAAVVARGMGKCCVTGCSDLEINTVAKTVYYNGGELHEGDTISVDGSKGDIYIGEIETVSAEHSEEFTQFMEWSEDIARLNVRMNAETPQDIKAGYEFGSKGIGLVRTEHMFFGAERLVEMRRFILSSSYEQRVEALNNIRKYQVEDFEAIFRLSGERPTIVRLLDPPLHEFLPNSDEDVENVARQLNIPKEVLNKRIVDLHEVNPMLGHRGCRLAITYPELYEMQVEAIMGSVLKLKKEGITCKPEIMIPLVSTVEEFTTLKEKLVNTIEQLEKEQGDSVPYLIGTMIETPRACLVADELAQHCDFFSFGTNDLTQLTFGFSRDDAGKFINVYTESNILKLDPFQTLDKDGVGKLIEIAVEQAKKVNPKIKIGVCGELGGDAKSIRRFNQLAIDYVSCSPFRVPGAILATAQSQAEESEH, from the coding sequence ATGACAAAATATATTTATGCTTTTGATGAAGGACAAAAATCGATGAAAGATTTACTTGGAGGTAAAGGTGCGAATCTGTCTGAAATGAAACGTTTAGGGTTACCTGTGCCAGATGGTTTTACTATTACGACTGCTGCCTGTATTGAATACTTAAAACAAGGTAAAGAATTATCGACTGAAGTAAAAACACAATTAATAAATCATCTTGCTGACTTTTCAAAGAGAACTGGGAAATCGTTCTCATCAGATGCTAATTTATTACTTGTATCTGTACGAAGTGGTGCTAAAATATCGATGCCTGGTATGATGGATACGATTCTCAACTTAGGATTAAACGATGATAACGTTAAGAAACTTGCAGATAAAACAGGTGATGCACGCTTTGCGTATGACTGTTACCGTCGTTTGCTACAAATGTTTGGTGAAGTCGTATATAACGTGCCAATGCAAGCATTTGATACATACTTTGAAGATTATAAACAACGTCACAACTTTGAAAATGATGCTGCAATTACAGCTGAAGGTTTGCAAGAAATTTGTGAACGTTTTAAAGAAATTTATATGGAAGAAGTCTATAAACCTTTTCCACAAGAACCATTAAAACAATTAGAAGAAGCAATCGAAGCGGTATTTAAATCTTGGGATAATGACCGAGCACGAATTTACCGTGATTTAAATGATATTCCGCATGACATTGGTACAGCTGTAAATATCCAAGAGATGGTCTTTGGTAATAGTGGTAATAATAGTGGAACTGGCGTTGCATTTACACGTAACCCAGTGAGTGGAGAAAATAAATTATTTGGTGAATACTTATTAAATGCACAAGGTGAAGACGTTGTAGCTGGTATTCGCACACCTAAAGATATTTCAACATTACATGACCAAATGCCAGACGTGCATCAAGAATTTGTTGATGTGACAAAACAACTTGAACAGCACTATAAAGATATGCAAGATATTGAATTTACGATTGAAAATGGCAAACTATATTTACTACAAACACGTAATGGTAAACGTACGGCACGTGCAGCAATTAAAATTGCAGTTGATTTAGTAGATGAAGGTATTATTAAAAAAGAAGAAGCGATGTCAAACGTTGATGTGAAATCCATCGATCAATTACTGCATCCTAATTTTGATGAAAAAGCTTTAAAAGAAGCTACCGAAATTTCTAAAATTGGTTTGCCTGCAAGTCCGGGGGCGGCTACAGGACAAATCGTGTTCTCGGCTGAAGAAGCTAAAGTACAAGCTGATGCAGGTAAGAAAGTCATCCTAATGCGTCCGGAAACGTCTCCAGAAGATATAGAAGGTATGATTGCGAGTGAAGCCATCGTAACGACTCATGGTGGTATGACATCGCACGCTGCTGTAGTCGCACGTGGTATGGGTAAATGTTGTGTGACAGGTTGTTCGGATTTAGAAATTAATACTGTAGCAAAGACAGTTTATTATAATGGTGGTGAACTTCATGAAGGCGACACAATTTCAGTTGATGGTTCTAAAGGGGACATCTACATCGGTGAAATTGAAACAGTGAGTGCCGAACACAGTGAAGAATTCACACAATTCATGGAATGGTCAGAAGATATTGCACGCTTGAATGTCCGTATGAATGCTGAAACACCTCAGGATATTAAAGCAGGTTACGAATTTGGTTCTAAAGGAATTGGTTTGGTACGTACTGAGCACATGTTCTTCGGAGCAGAGCGTTTAGTTGAAATGCGCCGATTCATTCTGTCTTCTTCATATGAACAACGTGTAGAGGCATTAAATAATATTCGTAAGTATCAAGTAGAAGACTTTGAAGCAATATTTAGATTATCTGGTGAACGTCCTACAATTGTACGTCTGCTTGATCCACCGTTACATGAGTTTTTACCTAATTCAGATGAAGATGTTGAGAATGTAGCACGACAACTCAATATTCCTAAAGAAGTACTAAATAAACGCATTGTAGATCTTCATGAAGTGAATCCGATGTTAGGACACCGTGGTTGTAGACTTGCTATCACATATCCTGAATTATATGAAATGCAAGTTGAAGCGATTATGGGAAGCGTATTAAAACTTAAAAAAGAGGGGATAACATGTAAACCTGAAATTATGATTCCATTAGTATCGACTGTGGAAGAATTTACAACGCTTAAAGAGAAGCTTGTTAATACAATTGAACAGTTAGAGAAAGAACAAGGGGATAGCGTACCGTATTTAATCGGTACAATGATTGAAACGCCTCGTGCATGCTTAGTAGCAGATGAACTAGCGCAACATTGTGATTTCTTTAGCTTTGGTACCAATGATTTAACACAATTGACATTTGGTTTCTCTAGAGATGATGCAGGCAAATTTATAAATGTGTATACTGAAAGTAATATATTGAAGCTTGACCCATTCCAAACGTTAGATAAAGATGGTGTCGGAAAATTAATCGAAATTGCAGTTGAACAAGCTAAAAAAGTGAATCCGAAGATTAAAATCGGTGTTTGTGGTGAATTAGGTGGAGATGCCAAGTCTATTCGTCGCTTCAATCAATTAGCGATAGACTATGTTTCATGCTCACCATTCCGAGTGCCAGGTGCAATTTTAGCAACAGCTCAGAGTCAAGCGGAGGAAAGCGAGCATTAA